From a region of the Paraburkholderia caribensis genome:
- a CDS encoding HlyD family efflux transporter periplasmic adaptor subunit — translation MTIKPQSFLRAFFTVTILLIAVVLVRLLWISYMYSPWTRDGRVRADVIDVATDVSGLVSEVRVKDNQFVHRGDVLFVLDPYRFNYAVAQADADIARAQAEMARAKAQMSEGASRDQMKREQAARRANLAGDVISDETREDAASAANQSDAAYRADIAAYSAAEAQYKAAVVEQQTAQLNLTRSVVRAPADGYITNLNLWPGDYATAGAARMALIDAHSFWVYGYFEETKIPQVHVGDRAVVRLLSGGVDIQGHVDSLSSGIADRDNPTSGNDLLANVNPIFTWVRLAQRVPVRVHLDSVPAGMHLAAGMTCTVTLLPGKRVPS, via the coding sequence ATGACGATCAAACCGCAATCCTTCCTGCGCGCGTTCTTCACGGTGACGATCCTGCTGATCGCGGTGGTGCTGGTGCGCCTGCTATGGATCAGCTACATGTACTCGCCGTGGACGCGCGACGGCCGCGTGCGTGCCGACGTGATCGACGTGGCGACCGACGTGTCGGGGCTCGTCAGTGAAGTGCGGGTGAAGGACAACCAGTTCGTGCATCGCGGCGACGTGCTGTTCGTGCTCGACCCGTATCGCTTCAACTATGCCGTCGCGCAGGCGGATGCCGACATCGCGCGGGCCCAGGCCGAGATGGCGCGTGCGAAGGCGCAGATGTCGGAAGGCGCGTCGCGCGACCAGATGAAGCGCGAGCAGGCCGCGCGCCGCGCGAACCTCGCGGGCGACGTGATCTCCGATGAAACCCGCGAAGATGCCGCGTCGGCCGCGAACCAGTCGGATGCCGCCTATCGCGCCGACATCGCTGCCTATAGCGCGGCCGAGGCGCAATATAAAGCCGCCGTCGTCGAACAGCAGACGGCGCAGCTCAATCTGACGCGCAGCGTGGTAAGAGCGCCCGCCGACGGCTATATCACCAACCTGAACCTGTGGCCGGGCGACTATGCGACGGCGGGCGCGGCGAGAATGGCGCTCATCGACGCGCACTCGTTCTGGGTCTACGGCTATTTCGAGGAAACGAAGATTCCGCAAGTGCATGTCGGCGACCGCGCCGTAGTGCGCCTGCTGTCGGGCGGCGTCGACATTCAGGGGCATGTGGACAGCCTGTCGAGCGGCATCGCCGATCGCGACAACCCCACCAGCGGCAACGACCTGCTGGCCAATGTGAACCCGATCTTCACGTGGGTGCGGCTTGCGCAGCGGGTGCCCGTGCGCGTGCATCTCGACAGCGTGCCGGCGGGGATGCACCTCGCGGCGGGCATGACCTGCACGGTCACCTTGCTGCCCGGCAAGCGGGTGCCGTCCTGA
- a CDS encoding LysR family transcriptional regulator, with translation MNLSFEVLQALDAIDRTGTFAAAAEELHKVPSSLTYLVQKLEVDLGVKLFERTGRRAKLTHAGRVIVEEGRRLLEAARELELKAKRIEHGWESELRVAIDEIIPFDLIWPHVTEFYKLNLGTRLLLSKETLGGTWDALITRRADLVVGAAGEPPPIANLVAKPIGSLQHAFVMAPGHPLASAAEPLTMDAVARHRAVAISDTSRKLTPRTIALAANQEVLTVPTLETKLAAQIRGLGIGTVPECIAAGPLNRGQLVRKEVSGMRSVTHFYLAWRDDEAGKALRWWVDQLDRPDLIDDVAHRLVAMS, from the coding sequence ATGAACCTCTCTTTTGAAGTCCTCCAGGCGCTCGATGCCATCGACCGCACGGGCACGTTCGCAGCCGCAGCAGAAGAGCTGCACAAGGTCCCCTCGTCGTTGACCTATCTGGTTCAGAAGCTGGAAGTCGATCTCGGCGTGAAGCTGTTCGAGCGCACGGGCCGCCGCGCGAAGCTCACGCATGCGGGCCGCGTGATCGTCGAAGAAGGCCGGCGTCTGCTCGAAGCCGCACGCGAGCTCGAACTAAAAGCGAAGCGGATCGAGCATGGCTGGGAATCGGAACTGCGCGTCGCCATCGACGAAATCATTCCGTTCGATCTCATCTGGCCTCACGTCACCGAGTTCTACAAGCTCAATCTCGGCACCCGGCTGCTGCTGTCGAAAGAAACGCTCGGCGGCACATGGGACGCGCTGATCACACGCCGCGCGGATCTCGTCGTCGGCGCGGCGGGCGAGCCGCCGCCCATCGCGAACCTCGTTGCGAAGCCGATCGGCTCGTTGCAGCACGCGTTCGTGATGGCGCCCGGTCATCCCCTCGCCTCGGCTGCCGAGCCCTTGACGATGGATGCTGTCGCGCGGCACCGCGCGGTCGCGATCAGCGACACGTCACGCAAGCTCACGCCGCGCACCATTGCGCTCGCCGCCAATCAGGAAGTGCTGACGGTGCCGACGCTCGAAACCAAGCTCGCCGCGCAGATTCGCGGCCTCGGCATCGGCACGGTGCCCGAATGTATCGCCGCGGGGCCGTTGAATCGCGGGCAACTGGTGCGCAAGGAAGTGTCGGGGATGCGCTCGGTTACGCACTTCTATCTCGCATGGCGCGACGACGAAGCCGGCAAGGCATTGCGCTGGTGGGTCGATCAGCTCGATCGCCCTGACCTGATCGACGATGTCGCGCATCGGCTCGTGGCCATGAGCTGA
- a CDS encoding DUF1656 domain-containing protein has product MPAEIEFCSFLVPYLLPVLIGCVVVFVMLDLLFARLGVYRYAWHPGLFRVALFAAMFSGVSLLVRG; this is encoded by the coding sequence ATGCCCGCTGAGATTGAATTCTGTTCGTTCCTCGTGCCGTATCTGCTGCCCGTGCTGATCGGTTGCGTGGTGGTTTTCGTGATGCTCGATCTGCTGTTCGCGCGGCTCGGTGTCTATCGGTATGCATGGCATCCGGGGCTGTTCCGGGTTGCGCTCTTCGCCGCGATGTTCAGCGGCGTCTCCTTGCTGGTGCGTGGATAA
- a CDS encoding AraC family transcriptional regulator — translation MSTHTHPAAAAPPKPKDALGCVSGKLRKDIELDIGDIRFYRKCMDEAHLDRIAMPACDRGFLVGISLNSGHRRNIFNGERLVTKRFEADSIYIRDFSEDYRADLYGNFDFVLVELSRRFFTRLGDEHGGPGIDGLTCALEQKDPVLGHLARALDSHLAHYGEVDSLFAEQMGVIVGTHLARRYGNLRDRRPRAKGALSHAHEARAKELLIERSRQGASIADVASECNLSRGYFIRAFSRATGRTPHQWLLEQRIGEARQLIEATSMTLTEIASFCGFADQSHLNRLFLKATGTSPGAWRRAAGR, via the coding sequence ATGTCGACTCACACACATCCCGCAGCGGCCGCGCCGCCCAAGCCGAAGGACGCGCTTGGATGCGTGTCGGGCAAATTGCGCAAGGACATTGAATTAGACATTGGCGATATCCGTTTCTATCGCAAGTGCATGGATGAAGCGCATCTGGATCGCATTGCCATGCCGGCATGCGACCGGGGATTTCTGGTCGGCATATCGCTGAACAGCGGGCACCGGCGGAATATTTTTAACGGCGAGCGACTCGTCACCAAACGGTTTGAAGCGGATTCGATTTATATCCGTGATTTCTCAGAAGATTATCGCGCGGATCTATACGGTAATTTCGATTTCGTGCTGGTCGAATTATCGCGCCGCTTTTTCACACGGCTTGGCGACGAGCACGGCGGCCCCGGCATCGACGGATTGACCTGCGCGCTCGAACAGAAAGACCCCGTGCTCGGCCATCTTGCGCGTGCGCTCGACAGTCATCTCGCTCACTACGGCGAGGTCGACTCGCTGTTCGCCGAGCAGATGGGCGTGATCGTCGGCACGCACCTCGCGCGACGCTACGGCAATCTGCGCGATCGCCGGCCGCGCGCGAAAGGCGCGCTGTCTCATGCGCACGAAGCGCGTGCCAAAGAACTGCTGATCGAGCGGTCGCGGCAAGGCGCGTCCATCGCCGATGTCGCCAGCGAATGCAACCTGTCGCGCGGCTATTTCATCCGGGCGTTCTCCCGCGCCACCGGGCGCACGCCGCATCAATGGCTGCTCGAACAACGCATCGGCGAAGCGCGGCAACTGATCGAAGCCACCAGCATGACGCTCACTGAAATCGCGAGCTTTTGCGGCTTCGCGGACCAGAGCCATCTGAACCGCCTGTTCCTGAAGGCGACGGGCACGTCGCCGGGCGCCTGGCGGCGCGCGGCCGGGCGTTAG
- a CDS encoding FUSC family protein: protein MNFDAGVAAWPRWRDELRQYWSDDYPRFRHVAKVAIAATLAMGLCMRLELRGPGTAMVSCIVVMMFQQSGMVIARGFYRGLGMVCGSLAGLVLVSLFSQASWLFLLALAAWIGVCVFGSSYFRNFQSYGFLLTGYATAITSLPTLSNPYGVFDNIVYTISEVVIGVTCASLVSALILPRRVAPDLYAASRNNLGHLFAAIHTLPGATLPQDGFGTMLDLLRERANVQSLRVGAVFEDPSIRLQNHAFIKLDTSFVDTLASAHALHQVIARASAKAGSRTTRAAHELIGSLLAIVPAGLAPDASPELQVDALSAPLAGFERSLQGRVDAALKALEDVPACERVFIDMTGAALHGFAGNLRELCRGFVDARRADQRPWAQSVLRLITHIDSTRATSNRAAAILDGMRAAAAVLSVGAMWLASGWVGGSSALVSVAIVSALFTLAPDPVVASWQMFCGCLAGAIAGFFIAFFVFPLFDCFPLLAACMAFPIVVSSYLNTFPKTATLGLGFGVFFCYTVNIANPVMYHPAEFLDTAFGLSLGIAAAAVAFSTIVPLAGDWISRQYLKQIRSLVTRSTRDDDLEDLSHRFESGMRGFIMRIASAPAGERVDQTRLVASAFAALEVGRAMIVIRQDTARMAAHLPNHWLTLQHAWLDAMAELFSIATPAARDRAMNATQRARRALSRIEPGDSDYATADAQSVKRMRRLMYFTELMLKDDTLPLWQTSAAAAIGASA, encoded by the coding sequence ATGAACTTCGATGCAGGCGTCGCGGCGTGGCCGCGATGGCGTGACGAACTCAGGCAATACTGGAGCGACGATTATCCGCGCTTCAGGCATGTCGCCAAGGTCGCGATTGCCGCGACGCTCGCGATGGGCTTGTGCATGCGCCTCGAACTGCGCGGGCCCGGCACGGCAATGGTGTCGTGCATCGTCGTGATGATGTTCCAGCAAAGCGGCATGGTGATAGCACGCGGCTTCTATCGCGGTCTCGGCATGGTGTGCGGCAGCCTCGCCGGGCTCGTGCTGGTGTCGCTGTTCTCGCAGGCGTCGTGGCTCTTTCTGCTCGCGCTGGCTGCGTGGATCGGCGTGTGCGTGTTCGGCTCGTCGTACTTCCGCAACTTCCAGTCATACGGTTTTCTGCTGACGGGCTATGCGACCGCGATCACGTCGCTGCCCACGTTGTCGAATCCGTATGGCGTGTTCGACAACATCGTCTACACGATCAGTGAAGTGGTGATCGGCGTCACATGCGCGAGTCTGGTCAGCGCACTGATTCTGCCGCGCCGCGTGGCGCCCGATCTGTACGCGGCAAGCAGGAACAATCTCGGTCATCTGTTCGCAGCCATTCACACGCTGCCCGGCGCGACGCTGCCGCAGGACGGCTTCGGCACGATGCTCGATCTGCTGCGCGAGCGCGCGAACGTGCAAAGCCTGCGCGTCGGCGCTGTGTTCGAAGACCCGTCGATCCGCCTGCAAAATCATGCATTCATCAAGCTCGATACCAGCTTTGTCGATACGCTCGCCTCGGCGCACGCGCTGCACCAGGTGATCGCGCGGGCCTCCGCCAAAGCCGGCTCGCGCACGACGCGCGCCGCCCATGAACTGATTGGCTCGCTGCTCGCGATCGTGCCTGCGGGTCTTGCGCCGGATGCGTCGCCGGAGTTGCAGGTCGATGCGCTGTCGGCCCCGCTTGCCGGGTTCGAGCGCTCGTTGCAAGGTCGAGTCGACGCCGCGCTAAAAGCGCTGGAAGACGTGCCCGCGTGTGAACGTGTCTTCATCGACATGACGGGCGCGGCGCTGCACGGCTTCGCCGGCAATCTGCGCGAGCTGTGCCGCGGTTTCGTGGATGCGCGCCGCGCCGATCAACGCCCCTGGGCGCAATCGGTGCTGCGGCTGATCACGCATATCGACAGCACGCGCGCCACGTCCAATCGCGCGGCGGCCATCCTCGACGGCATGCGCGCGGCGGCGGCCGTGCTGTCGGTGGGCGCGATGTGGCTGGCGTCGGGCTGGGTGGGCGGATCGAGCGCGCTGGTTTCCGTCGCGATCGTCAGCGCGCTGTTCACGCTCGCGCCCGATCCCGTTGTCGCGAGCTGGCAGATGTTTTGCGGCTGCCTTGCGGGTGCGATCGCGGGCTTCTTCATCGCGTTCTTTGTGTTCCCGCTGTTCGACTGCTTTCCATTGCTCGCTGCGTGCATGGCATTCCCGATCGTCGTGAGCAGTTACCTGAACACGTTTCCGAAAACCGCCACGTTGGGTCTCGGCTTCGGTGTGTTCTTCTGCTACACGGTCAATATCGCGAATCCTGTTATGTACCATCCTGCAGAGTTTCTCGATACGGCTTTTGGTCTGTCGCTCGGCATCGCCGCCGCGGCCGTCGCGTTCTCGACCATCGTGCCGCTGGCGGGCGACTGGATTTCACGGCAATACCTGAAGCAGATCCGCTCGCTCGTCACCAGGTCCACGCGCGACGACGACCTGGAAGACCTCTCGCATCGTTTCGAGTCTGGCATGCGCGGCTTCATCATGCGGATCGCGTCAGCGCCTGCGGGGGAGCGTGTGGACCAGACGCGTCTCGTCGCGTCGGCGTTCGCGGCGCTGGAAGTCGGGCGCGCGATGATCGTGATACGCCAGGACACCGCGCGCATGGCCGCGCATCTGCCGAACCACTGGCTCACGCTGCAACACGCGTGGCTCGACGCGATGGCCGAGCTATTCTCCATCGCCACTCCAGCGGCGCGAGACCGCGCGATGAATGCGACGCAGCGGGCGAGGCGGGCGTTGTCGCGCATCGAACCCGGCGACTCCGACTACGCCACGGCAGATGCGCAGAGCGTGAAGCGGATGCGCCGGCTCATGTACTTCACCGAACTGATGTTGAAGGACGACACGCTGCCGTTGTGGCAGACATCGGCAGCGGCTGCCATCGGAGCGTCGGCATGA
- a CDS encoding efflux transporter outer membrane subunit encodes MKQRVSFTNRACRALSTAALCVMLCSCINSGGIRPHETELNPASLDPGNAIRTTRQDAAWPAGDWWRQWNDPQLDRLVEDATAGNPGLKEAQARIDNARFQAQVAGAAELPQVNVSGNFERERFARYTTPAPPGGTTVWDNSATAGLSYDLDLWGKNRAIREGALDAVQASVADDRFAVVELQTAVVRAYVQLALQYALLDADLAVQQEEQHTLDIAKARFEAGIGSRLDVSQATTQAAMSVTKVQQTQQQLALSRIDIAALAGKGAGYGDTLKRPALALNVPVALPASLPVDLLGHRPDIVAQRWRVLATEKGMAAAHAAFYPNIDLLATASLGSAATFGGFFNLLSSNGAGHSLGAAISLPIFDGGRLRGEYGVAVSDRDAAVDAYNAAIVDAMRGVAAQVTSLHALDEQQTSTQSTLDAARDAYRIAESGYRNGITEFLNVLAAQNAQQEQEERLAGVEAKRLDAWALLMKELGGGFAATAADRAAMEPDNAR; translated from the coding sequence ATGAAGCAGCGTGTCTCGTTCACGAACCGTGCTTGCCGCGCGCTATCGACGGCGGCGCTGTGTGTGATGCTTTGCTCGTGCATCAATAGCGGGGGCATTCGTCCACACGAAACGGAATTGAATCCGGCGTCGCTCGATCCCGGCAACGCGATCCGCACGACACGCCAGGACGCCGCCTGGCCCGCTGGCGACTGGTGGCGCCAATGGAACGATCCGCAACTCGACAGGCTCGTCGAGGACGCGACCGCGGGCAATCCGGGCCTGAAGGAAGCGCAGGCGCGGATCGACAACGCCCGGTTCCAGGCCCAGGTCGCAGGCGCGGCCGAGTTGCCGCAAGTCAACGTGTCGGGCAACTTCGAGCGCGAGCGCTTCGCCCGTTATACGACGCCGGCGCCGCCGGGCGGAACGACCGTGTGGGACAACAGCGCAACGGCGGGTCTTTCGTACGACCTCGACTTGTGGGGCAAGAACCGCGCGATCCGTGAAGGCGCGCTCGATGCCGTGCAGGCCTCGGTAGCCGACGACCGCTTCGCCGTAGTCGAACTGCAGACGGCCGTGGTGCGCGCCTACGTGCAGCTCGCGCTTCAATACGCGCTGCTCGACGCTGACCTGGCCGTGCAGCAGGAAGAACAGCACACGCTCGATATCGCGAAGGCCCGCTTCGAAGCGGGCATCGGCAGCCGTCTCGACGTGTCGCAGGCGACGACGCAAGCGGCCATGAGCGTGACGAAGGTTCAGCAGACGCAGCAGCAACTCGCGTTGAGCCGCATCGATATCGCCGCGCTTGCGGGCAAGGGCGCCGGTTACGGCGACACGCTGAAACGCCCGGCGCTCGCGCTGAATGTGCCCGTCGCGTTGCCCGCGTCGTTGCCCGTCGATCTGCTCGGCCATCGGCCCGACATCGTCGCGCAGCGCTGGCGCGTGCTCGCCACCGAAAAAGGCATGGCGGCCGCGCATGCCGCTTTCTACCCGAACATCGATTTGCTTGCTACAGCGTCGCTGGGATCGGCCGCGACCTTCGGCGGATTCTTCAACCTGTTGAGCAGCAACGGCGCGGGCCATAGCCTGGGCGCGGCGATTTCGCTGCCGATCTTCGACGGCGGGCGGCTGCGCGGCGAGTACGGCGTGGCCGTGTCGGACCGCGACGCCGCCGTCGATGCCTACAACGCGGCCATCGTCGATGCGATGCGCGGCGTCGCGGCGCAGGTGACGTCGCTGCACGCGCTGGACGAGCAGCAGACGTCGACGCAAAGCACGCTCGATGCGGCGCGCGACGCCTACCGGATCGCGGAGTCGGGCTATCGCAACGGCATCACGGAGTTTCTGAATGTGCTCGCGGCGCAGAACGCGCAGCAGGAGCAGGAAGAGCGGCTCGCCGGCGTCGAGGCCAAACGGCTCGACGCATGGGCGTTGCTGATGAAAGAACTGGGCGGCGGTTTCGCCGCGACGGCAGCCGACCGCGCTGCCATGGAGCCTGACAATGCCCGCTGA
- a CDS encoding ATP-binding protein, translating to MIQIGTLLVSFELREIRQHGRPVRIGARAFDILEVLYRADGGIVSKDAIMDAVWPGSIVEENRLQVHIAALRKLFGADRELIKTVPGRGYLLVSENRHARAPERQGGPLANGGGLPACAATLFGRQGEIAQIVERLGHACVVTLVGAGGIGKTCLAVHVARAMRESGGDRFSEPVCFVELAKASTRDTVLKALAGALRIDASDEYLTQESLADVIAAAPCVLVLDNAEHVIDAVASLVEALAARNPALRMLVTSREPLHIWAESVVRVEPLAVPASDATTDAILAHSAVELFLSRAKSVAPECGADENAIRLVGEICRRLEGLPLAIELAAARVATLGVEGVASRLDDRLNLLTGGLRSALPRHQTLRATFDWSYALLDTTSRMLFRRLGFFAGAFTFDAVCTVATEPDMPIASVISSLSELAAKSLLSVEFCGAIAQYRLTESTRAYAMEKLRDEGELQRIATRHMHYLQDRIEHGKVSVGGAAPGLAGVEPRLALDDARAAFEWAFSPGGNPALGVALAGSLVGTLLQGPLLHECYERSGRALAALDALPPGTVDTLCEMRLCSAYASTLLHTGGAVREAGPLWKRVLVLARHARDDAFEARALWGAWNSMLASSDIHASFRFATRFQAFAERCGTPWQQILAAEMIAVSLHCFGEHEQARVRLERAVAALTELGPVAPGSLGVAVDPLTFGNGTLARIVWMQGHPERAMQLVENVVNSIRPDMLEPSLSHVLAVAAVPLALQCGELETAARYLAVLRSQVALNRFEIWQAYGECHAGHLDILQGHPHAGLAKLEPALHRLLSYGFRRVLTPVIAICAEALARTGRIAEARLKLDEALEFCNAHGEHFFIPELQRVMGVTALEQSRVIQSNGRASMADEFETEARRHLLDAMQTAREQHAPMLELRAVLHFADHLLERGETARAASLLADVSTRVDLQSGAPDIRRLAVLLHLTHDCRPSTDAHSGQPVMANDL from the coding sequence ATGATTCAGATCGGCACATTGCTCGTCAGCTTCGAACTGCGAGAAATTCGTCAGCATGGCCGGCCGGTGCGGATCGGCGCCCGTGCGTTCGACATTCTCGAGGTGCTGTATCGCGCGGACGGCGGCATCGTGTCGAAGGACGCCATCATGGACGCCGTGTGGCCCGGCTCGATCGTCGAGGAGAACCGGCTGCAGGTGCATATCGCCGCGTTGCGCAAGCTGTTCGGCGCGGACCGCGAACTCATCAAGACCGTGCCGGGGCGCGGCTATCTGCTGGTGTCCGAGAACCGTCACGCGCGCGCGCCCGAACGGCAGGGCGGCCCGCTCGCGAATGGCGGCGGGCTGCCTGCCTGTGCCGCGACGCTGTTCGGCCGCCAGGGCGAGATCGCGCAGATCGTGGAGCGGCTCGGCCACGCGTGCGTCGTCACGCTGGTCGGCGCGGGCGGCATCGGCAAGACATGTCTGGCCGTCCACGTCGCGCGCGCCATGCGCGAGTCCGGGGGCGATCGTTTCAGCGAGCCGGTCTGCTTCGTCGAACTCGCCAAAGCCTCGACGCGCGACACCGTGCTCAAGGCGCTGGCGGGCGCATTGCGGATCGATGCATCCGATGAATACCTCACGCAGGAAAGTCTCGCCGACGTGATCGCCGCCGCGCCGTGCGTGCTCGTGCTCGACAATGCCGAGCACGTGATCGACGCGGTGGCGAGTCTCGTCGAAGCGCTGGCCGCGCGCAATCCGGCGCTGCGCATGCTCGTGACGAGCCGCGAGCCGCTGCATATCTGGGCCGAGTCCGTGGTTCGCGTCGAGCCGCTGGCGGTGCCCGCGAGCGATGCCACCACCGACGCGATCCTCGCGCATTCGGCCGTCGAACTGTTCCTGAGCCGCGCGAAGTCGGTTGCGCCCGAGTGCGGCGCCGATGAAAACGCGATCCGTCTGGTCGGCGAAATCTGCCGGCGGCTCGAAGGTCTGCCGCTTGCCATCGAACTGGCCGCCGCGCGCGTGGCGACGCTCGGTGTCGAAGGCGTGGCCTCGCGTCTGGACGACCGCCTGAATCTGCTGACGGGCGGGCTGCGTTCCGCGCTGCCGCGTCATCAGACCTTGCGCGCGACCTTCGACTGGAGCTACGCGCTGCTCGACACGACTTCGCGCATGTTGTTCAGGCGGCTCGGTTTCTTCGCCGGCGCCTTCACGTTCGATGCTGTCTGCACGGTCGCGACCGAGCCGGACATGCCGATCGCCTCGGTCATTTCGAGCTTGAGCGAACTGGCCGCCAAGTCGCTGTTGAGCGTCGAATTCTGCGGCGCGATCGCGCAATACCGGCTGACGGAATCCACGCGTGCATACGCGATGGAGAAGCTGCGCGACGAAGGCGAGTTGCAGCGCATTGCGACGCGTCATATGCATTATCTGCAGGACCGGATCGAACACGGCAAGGTGTCTGTCGGCGGTGCCGCGCCGGGTCTCGCCGGTGTCGAGCCGCGTCTTGCGCTCGACGACGCGCGCGCCGCGTTCGAATGGGCGTTCTCGCCGGGCGGCAATCCCGCGCTCGGTGTCGCGCTGGCGGGCTCGCTGGTGGGGACGCTGCTGCAAGGCCCGCTGCTGCACGAATGCTATGAACGCTCGGGCCGCGCGCTCGCCGCGCTCGATGCACTGCCGCCCGGCACCGTCGATACGCTGTGTGAAATGCGCTTGTGTTCCGCGTACGCGTCAACGCTGCTGCACACGGGCGGCGCGGTGCGCGAGGCGGGCCCGTTGTGGAAGCGCGTGCTGGTGCTCGCGCGCCACGCACGCGACGATGCGTTCGAGGCGCGCGCGCTGTGGGGCGCATGGAACTCGATGCTCGCGTCGTCGGACATTCACGCGTCGTTCCGCTTCGCGACCCGCTTCCAGGCGTTTGCCGAACGCTGCGGCACGCCGTGGCAGCAGATTCTCGCGGCCGAAATGATCGCCGTGTCGCTGCATTGCTTCGGCGAGCATGAGCAGGCGCGCGTGCGGCTGGAACGGGCGGTCGCCGCCTTGACCGAACTCGGGCCCGTCGCGCCCGGCAGCCTCGGCGTCGCGGTCGATCCGTTGACGTTCGGCAACGGCACGCTGGCGCGGATCGTGTGGATGCAGGGGCATCCCGAGCGGGCGATGCAACTGGTCGAGAACGTCGTCAATTCGATCCGGCCTGACATGCTGGAACCGTCGCTGAGTCACGTGCTCGCGGTCGCTGCCGTGCCATTGGCACTGCAATGCGGCGAACTCGAAACGGCCGCGCGCTATCTCGCCGTGTTGCGATCGCAGGTCGCGTTGAACCGCTTCGAGATCTGGCAGGCGTACGGCGAGTGTCACGCGGGCCATCTCGACATCCTGCAGGGACACCCGCACGCCGGTCTTGCAAAGCTCGAACCCGCGCTGCACCGGTTGTTGTCGTACGGATTCCGGCGAGTGCTGACGCCCGTGATCGCCATTTGCGCGGAAGCCCTGGCGAGAACGGGGCGCATCGCCGAAGCGCGGCTGAAGCTCGACGAAGCGCTCGAGTTCTGCAATGCACATGGCGAGCATTTCTTCATCCCGGAACTGCAGCGTGTGATGGGCGTGACGGCGCTGGAGCAATCGCGCGTGATCCAGTCGAACGGGCGCGCGTCGATGGCCGACGAATTCGAAACGGAAGCACGCCGCCATTTGCTCGACGCGATGCAGACGGCCAGGGAGCAACATGCGCCGATGCTCGAACTGCGCGCCGTGCTGCACTTCGCGGACCATCTGCTCGAACGCGGCGAGACGGCGCGGGCAGCGTCGCTGCTGGCCGATGTGTCGACGCGCGTCGACCTGCAATCGGGCGCGCCCGATATCAGGCGGCTTGCCGTGCTTCTGCATCTGACGCACGATT